DNA from Kitasatospora herbaricolor:
TACGGGTACAGCCCGCCCAGGCTCAGCACGCCGGCACCGAGCAGGGCGGCCGCCACCCCCACGATCCGGGCGGCCCGCCAACGGCCGGTCACGGCGATCCCGAGGGCGAGCAGCCACGGCACGGTGAGGGCCACCTGGAAGACCGCGGTCAGCACGGCGTAGCCGAGGCCGAGGTTCGGGTAGGGGTACCGGATCCGGTGGACCAGCTCGCGCAGCTCGGGCAGCAGGACGACCAGGGCGCAGCCGGCCGCGAGCGCGAGCGCGACCGGTGCCGCACCGGCCAGGACGCGACCGGCCGGGTCGGTGGGGCCGATCCGCAGCCGCAGCCGCAGGGCATGGGTGGCGAGGTCGCGGTACTCCCGGAGCACCGCACGCCGTGGCCGGCCCTCGGTGGCCTCGGCGAAGGTGCTGCAGATGTCGTCGCCGTGCGCGGAGCGGTACCGGGCGGGGTAGAGGCCGATCAGCAGACGGCCCGGCCGCGGGGCGCCGGGGCCGGTCGTGACGTCGTTCATGAGGTCGCTCCCGTCGGCCGTGGTCGCAGGGCGCCCAGCCGGCGTTCGGCCTCGGCGGCGGCGGCCCTGAGGCGCCTGGCCTCCTGCGCCAGCACGTCCTGCCCCTGGCCGGTCAGGGCGAAGGTGCGGCGCAGCCGTCCGCTGACCACCTCCTCGCTCTCGATCCGCACCAGGCCCTGCTGGAGCAGCCGGTCCAGGGCGGTGTAGAGCGTGCCGGTGCTGAGGCGGCTGTGGCCGCCCGAGATGGCCAGCACCTCTTGGATGATCGCGTAGCCGTGCCGGGGGGCGTCGGCCAGGGCGGTGAGTACGAGCCTGGTCGGCTCCTGTAATTGACGGTCGGTCATGCGAGGAGCTTAGAGCGACGATCGCCATATGTCGATGGCCGGACGGTTGGTGAGGCCGGCAGGTCGCTGCGGCCGGAGTGCGCCGGTCGCGCCGGATCCCGGGCGGTGGCCGGCGGCAGTCCCTGCTGTGCGACGCTGTCCCGCATGGGGAACGTGACGGTTCGTGGACCGGCCCTGCCCGCGCTGCTGACCTCCCTGCTCGGCCGGGGCCGGTGGCGGCATCCGGGTGAGGCCACGCTGGCCGAGGTCGTGCCGTGGTTCGAGAGCCCGCTCAGCTTCCTGCCCGGTGCGGTGGCGATGGGGCGGGAGTCCCGTTCGATGGACATGTTCGCCGACGACCCGTCCTACGACTTCTTCCGGGAGGCGCGCGGCAGCGCCCGCGCGACGCCGGTGGAACTGCCCTGGCTGGACGTGGAGCAGGCGGTCCTCATCGCGGTGAACCGCGTCCCCGGGGACGACGTCGCGCTGGCGCTGGACTACCGCACCGACCCGGCGGACCCCCGTGTCGTGGGCAGCGACTTCTGGACGGACCCGCGGCTGTGCAGTTGGCGCACGGTGTCACCCGCCTTCTCCGCCTTCGCCGTCGACCTGGGCCTCCTGGCCCCGGACGAGGCCCGCCGCTGACTGCGGATCGCACGAGCCGGGGCGGCCGCGCCAGCTCGCCCGTCCGGGCGCACCCCCGCCCCGGGCACGACCGGGTGGGGTGCCGGCCCCCGACGAAGCGCTACGCGGGGCGGGGGCTGCTGTACCAGCGCCAGCCGGTCCGGCGGGCGCGGCCGGGCAGGTCGGCCCGGCCGGTGGCCCAGAGCAGGGCGGGCCAGGGGTCGACGTCCCCGGGGACGTCGGGGAACAACCGGGCCAGGGCCCGGGCGCAGAGCTCGGGGGGCGGGGCCCAGACCAGGCCCAGGCCCGCCGCCAGGTCGTGGGTGTGCACCAGGGTCTCCACCACGCCCATCGCGGCGAAGCCCTCCGGGTCCGCGATCCCGTAGCCGTGGTAGGCGCGGACCTCGGCCGGCGCGGTGCGCACCATGGCGACCAGCAGCGCGCCGCACGCCTCCAGCACCTGCAGGGTGCCCTCGGGGCCGGCCGCCCGGTCGGCGTGCACGGCGTTCGCGGGGCCGGCGGGGCTGCGGCGTTCCCAGACGAAGGGCACCTCGCCGGTCAGTGGCGGCTGCCGGGGGCCCAGTTGGACGGCGTAGGCGAAGAGGTCGTCGGCGAGGTGCTCGGCGGTCTCCCAGCAGTCCCAGGTGAGGGACCCGGCCGGGGCGTCCCAGTCGCCGGCCGTGGGCGCCCCGCGAAGGACGCCCACGGCGAGCTGTACGGCGCGGTCCACGTCGTCCGCGGTGACGGGGGACCGGGGGGATTCGGGTGCGCTGGCACCGGAGGCGGCACTGGACATGGCCCGACCGTACCGCGCGGACGGGCCGTCAGGGGGTTCCCGGCGGGGTGGTCAGCGGCGCCGGTCCGGGGCGGCGGCGCCGGCCACCAGGTCGGCGCCGATGATCCGGGCCGCCCGGCGGACCTGTTTGCGCAGGTCGGCCACGGCCGTCGCGGTCTCCTCCGGGAAGGACCGCGCGGCTGTGGCGGGCAGCGTGTCGGGCAGGTCCCGCAGGGCCGCCCGCAGCACGCCGGCCAGCCGTTCCAGGTCCCCGAGCGCCAGCCGGCCCTCCTCCTGGTCCACGGTGGGCGGCTCGGCCGGGGCGGCCGGCTCCTCCTCCCACTGCAGCGCGGCCGCCGGCGCGTAGCCGAGTTCGGTCCGGGCCGCCGTCAGCGCCTTGGCGGTCGGCCGCCCGCCGCCGGCCATCGCCTTCTCCACCACCTCCCGTACCTGCTCGGGCCCGCGTTCGCGCAGCACCGGGACCAGCACCCGGGCCTGCGACTCGCGGAGCACGATGTTGCCAAAAGCCGGATTTGGCAACAGCGCTGCCTGGACCGGGATCATCTCCAGCAACCGGTGGGCGTAGGACCGCGACAGGTTCCAGCGCTCGGTCAGGTACTCCTCCCAGGTGGCGTGGCTGGCCCGGTAGAGCCGCCGGTCGTGGATCTCCCACAGGGCGGGGCCGGCGTCCGCCGCGAACCTGGTGTGCGCGGCCTGCTTGTCCGCCTCGAACTGGGCCTCGGCCTGCCGGATCGCGTCGACCCCCCGGTCCTGCGCGGCGGCGACCCGTTCCTCCAGTTCGGCCAGCGTGCAGCCGGCCAGCGAACCGGCCGGCCGACCCGCCGCGCCGAGGGACGCGCCCGCCCCCGGGCCCGCCTCGGGGTGCCGCCGCCCGGGCCGGTTGCCGATCATCAGGGTCTCGGGCCCGGCCAGCTTGGCGGCGCTGTCGGGACGCTGGAGCCGTGGACGCTCGTTCATGCGGCGACCTCCATGAGCTTCCTGACCTGCGCGGCCAGCTTGTCGAAGTCCTCCGCGACCTCCCGGGCGGGGGCCGTGCGGAGCGAGCGGAGCGGGGCGACCGAGTCCGCGGCGGCCTTGACCACCGCCCGCTCCCGGATGTGCGGCGCCCAGACCAGGCCGGGGAAGCACTCGTCGAGTCCGGCGATCTGGAAGTCGTGCACGCCGAGCCCGGAGCGGACCCGGGAGGGCACCACCCCGGCCACCCGCAGCCGGGGGTTGTTGAGGTCGTCGGCGTGGTCCCGGACGAAGTTCAGCACCCGCACCGCGCCCTCGATCCCGTCGAACTCGGGCTCGGCCACGATCAGCACCACATCGGCGGCGACCATCGCGAGCTGGGTCAGGTGGCCCAGCGACGGCGGACAGTCGAGCAGCGTGACCCGCCGGTCGTCGCAGCCGGCCAGGGCCCGCTTGAGCCGTTTCACCGCGCCGACCGTGCCGGCCTCGGAGATCCGGTTCTCCAGCTCGAACCTGGCCGGCAGCACCCTGATCCGCTCGCTGTACACACCGCCCCAGCCGCAGGGCACGTAGGCGTCCCGGGCGGCGCCCAGGGCGTCGCACTTGATCGCCTCGCTGATGGTCATCTGGTCGGCGGCAGGGCGCGCCGCCAGCCGCCGCGAGGCGTTCCCCTGCGGGTCCACGTCGGCGACGTCCACCAGCTCACCCGCCTCGGCCAGCGCGGCGGCCAGATTCACCACCATCGCCGACTTCCCGGACCCGCCTTTGTTCTGACATACTGCGATCCGCATCCGTGGCCTCCTCCGCTCCACTCCGGCCACCGTGAGAGGCCGTGCTCGCAGAGTAGTCATCTCATCGCCCTGTGCTACCGACGATCGCCCGTCCGGGCCGAGGTGCACCCGGACGGCGGCGTCGCCGTCCGGGCCCGGGGCCCCGGGCGGCAGCGGCGTGACGGCGCGGCCGGCGGTGGCCGGGCCGGCGGCCGTGGGCCGTACGGCGCTGCGGCCTCCGGTTCAGCGCGGCCGGCGGGTGGCGATGATGATCCCGGTGCCCACCGGGAGGTCGGTCAGCACCAGCCCGTCGTCCGCCGCCAGGGTGGCGCGGACGCCTGCTATCGCCCGGTGGTGCTCGGGCAGCTCGTAGCGCGCCGGGTCCATGTCGTCGAGCAGCAGGACGCCGCCGTCGGCCAGCGCCCGCAGGGTGAGGTCCAGGCCCGACCACTTGCCGCCCTCGGCGTCGGCGAAGATCAGGTCGAACCGGCCGAGCCCGGGCAGCAGGGCCTCGGCGTCGCCGGTGGTCAGGGTCGCCCAGGAGGGCAGGCCGGCGCTCGCGGCGAGCGCGGCGGTGTCCGGGTCCTGCTCGACGCTCAGCACGGTGGTGTCGGTGCGGCCGGCCAGGCCGTGGGTGATCCAGGCCAGCCCGACGCCGGCTCCCGTCCCGAGTTCGAGGATCCGGCCGCCCGCCGGCACGGCGGCGGCCAGCACGGCGAGCAGCTCGCCGGCGACCCGCTCGCAGGAGTACGGGAAGGAGTGCTCGGCGGCCCGCCGGACGGCGGCCTCCACGGGGGCGGGCAGGGGCGGGGTGGTCATGCGGCGGCTCCCGGGCTCACGGGGTGGACAAGACGTCGATCACGTCGGGTCGGTGAAGGATAGTCAGGGCAGCGGGCGGGTCGGCACTCCTTTTCGGGGGCGGGCGGCGGCCCGGGGATCCGCTTCCGGAGGGGGCCGGCACCCCTGCGCGCGGCCCCGGCCCGGCGGAATTCCCGTCGCCCGTCGCGGGCGTCCCGTGAAACCCTGCCGGGCATGGATCCGCAGCCCACCGCCCCGCGCGCCACCGCCCTGCAGCCCGCCGCCCCGCAGTCCGCCGACCGGGCACCGGTCGACCCGGCGCCCGTCGAGCAGGCCCGGCGCCTCGTCCGGGAGCTGTTCCCGGACGCGCTGGCGGCGGTGCTGGCCGGCTCCACCGCCCGGGGCCGGGCCACCGCCGGCAGCGACCTCGACATCGCGGTGCTGGTCCGGGACGGCGCCGGGACCCGCCGCGAGACCCTCCGCTTCGAGGGCCGGCTGGTCGAACTCTTCGTCCACACCCGGGCCGGGCTGGCGGAGCTCTTCGCGGCGGACGCCGCCACCCGGCGCGCCGTGCTCCAGGACATGTACCGGGACGGCCTGGTGCTCACCGACCCGCAGGGCGAGGCCGCCCGGGCCCGGGCGCTGGCCGAGGCGGACCTCCGGCAGGGGCCCCCGCCGCTGGCACCGGAGGCGGTCGGGACCAAGCGGTACGGGCTGACCGACGCGCTGGACGACCTGGCGGACGCCGCCGACCCGTTCGAGCGTCTGGCCGTCGCGGCCGTGGTCCTCGAAGGGGCCGCCGATCTGCTGCTGGACCACCACCGGGCGTGGACCGGCGGCGGCAAGTGGCTGCCGCGACGCCTGCTGGCGGCCGACCCGGAGCTCGGCGGCGCCCTGCTCGAAGGGCACCGGCTGCTGTGCGTCTCGGGGGAGCACGCGGCGCTCACCGCCGCGGCCTCGGAGGTCCTCGACCTCGTCGGCGGCCCGCTCCGTGAGGGGTACCGCAGGGCCTGGCGGGGCGTCATCGAGTCGGTCGCCGTGAAGGCGGGGCGCTGACGGTCGCCGGGGCGGTCCCGTCGCCGGCGGGGAGGCGACACGCCCGGGCCGCCACCCGGTTCGCCGGGCGGTGCCGGGAGCGCCCGGAGCCACCGCGCCGGCCGCCCGACGGGGGTCGGGAGCCGCCGGAACCCCTATCGCAACCCCTATGCCGACCCCTGACTTGCGGGGCCCCGGAGACACTTTCCGCAGCACAGAGTGCATGGAGGGCAACGTCACACCGATTGGCCCTGCAGCCCGGAGCCGCCGGACCTTAATCTTCCCTCATGACGGTCCCGCCCGAAGGGCTCCCTCTGGCCGCCGAGTTCCCGGACGCAACCCGCGAGCAATGGCAGCTCCTCGTCGAAGGCGTCCTGCGCAAGTCAGGCGCGCAGAACGTCGAAGGCGCACAGGCCGAGGACGCCCTCACCACCGAGCTTCAGGACGGGCTTCGCGCCCGCCCGCTGTACACCGCCGACGACACGGCGGCCGATCCCGGACATCCGGGCTTCCCGCCGTTCGTACGCGGCGGCCGGGCCCAGGGATCGGTCCTCTCCGGCTGGGACGTGCGGCAGCGCCACGCCCATCCGGACCCCCGGCGGTCGAACGAGGCGGTGCTCGCGGACCTGGAGAACGGCGTCACCAGCATCTGGCTGGCCGTCGGGGCCGGCGGTGTGCCGGTCGACTCCCTGGACGAGGTCCTGACGGGCGTCTACCTGGACCTGGCGTCCGTGGTGCTCGACCCGGGCGCCGACTTCGTCGCCGCCGCCGGGCAGTTGCTCGCCCTGTACGCCCGGCGCGAGGTGCCGCCCCAGGAGGCCCGGGGCAACCTCGGCGCCGACCCGCTGGGCCTGCTGGCCCGCACCGGCAACGACGAGGACACCGACCGCCACCTCACCGACGCGGTGGCGCTGGCCGTCGACTGCGTGCGCGACCACCCGGGCCTGCGGGCGCTGACCGTGGACGCCCTCGCCCTGCACGACGCCGGTGCCTCGGCGGCCCAGGAGCTCGGCGCCTCGCTGGCCGCCGGCGTGGCCTACCTGCGGGAGCTGACCGCGGCCGGACTGACGGTCGACCAGGCCTGCGGGCAGCTGGAGTTCCGCTACGCCGCCACCGCCGACCAGTTCCTCACCATCGCCAAGTTCCGTGCCGCGCGCAGGCTCTGGGCCCGGGTCGCCCAGGTGGCCGGCGCCGCGCCGGAAGCGGCCGCGCAGCGCCAGCACGCCGTCACCTCCGGCGTGATGATGACCGAGCGCGACCCCTGGGTGAACATGCTCCGCACCACGGTGGCCTGCCTGGCCGCCGGCGTCGGCGGCGCCGACGCGGTGAGCGTGCTCCCCTTCGACGACGCCCTCGGCCTGCCGGACGCCTTCGCCCGCCGGATCGCCCGCAACACCCAGTCGATCCTGCTGGAGGAGTCCCACCTGGCCCGGGTGATCGACCCGGCCGGCGGCTCCTGGTACGTCGAGCAGCTCACCGACGAGCTGGCCCGGGCCGCCTGGGCCTGGTTCCAGGAGATCGAGCGGGCCGGCGGCCAGCGCGCCGCCCTGACCTCCGGGCTGATCCGCGAGACCGTCGCCGCCACCTGGGCCGAGCGCTCGGTCGACCTCGCGCACCGGCGCGAACCCATCACCGGAGTCAGCGAGTTCCCCAACCTCGGCGAGCAGCCGGTGGTCCGCGAGCAGGCCGCCGACCGCGGCCCGGCGCCGGCCGGCGGCCTGCCGAAGGTCCGGCGCGCGGAGGCCTTCGAGGCGCTGCGCACCCGCTCCGACGAGCGGCTGGCCGCGGCCGGCGCGCGCCCGTCCGTCTTCCTGGCCGCGATCGGCCCGGCGGCCGTGCACACCGGCCGGTCCTCCTTCGCCGCCAACCTCTTCCAGGCCGGCGGCCTGGCCACGGTGACCGGCGAGGGCGACGGCGCGGACGCGCTGGCCGAGGCCTTCACCGCCAGCGGCGCGAGCGTGGCCTGCCTCTGCTCCGGCGACAAGCTGTACGCCGAGCACGCCGAGGCCGTCGCCTCGGCCCTGAAGGCCGCCGGCGCGCGGCGGGTGCTGCTGGCCGGCAAGCCGGGCGAGCACCGCGAGGCGTACCAAAAGGCCGGGGTGGACGGATACGTCTTCGCGGGCTGCGACGCGGTCGCCGTCCTCACCTCGGTCCTCGACGAGATCGGAGCGGCACGGTGATCCCCGACTTCACCGAGATCGGCCTGGACGACGAGCCCGGCACCCCGGGCAGCACCGGCGAGCAGTGGCGGGAGGCCTGGCAGCAGGCCACCGGCAAGGACGTCGACGACCTGGTCTGGGAGACCCCCGAGGGCATCGGCGTCAAGCCGCTGTACACCGGCGAGGACCTGGCGGGCCTGGACTTCCTGGCCACCTACCCGGGCATCGCGCCGTACCTGCGCGGGCCGTACCCCACCATGTACGTCAACCAGCCCTGGACGGTGCGCCAGTACGCCGGTTTCTCCACCGCGGAGGAGTCCAACGCGTTCTACCGCCGCAACCTGGCCGCCGGCCAGAAGGGCCTCTCGGTCGCCTTCGACCTGCCGACCCACCGCGGCTACGACAGCGACCACCCCCGGGTGACCGGCGACGTCGGCATGGCCGGTGTGGCGATCGACTCGATCTACGACATGCGCCAGCTCTTCGACGGCATCCCGCTGGACCGGATGTCGGTGTCGATGACCATGAACGGTGCCGTGCTGCCCGTCCTGGCGCTCTACATCGTGGCCGCCGAGGAGCAGGGGGTGGCGCCCGAGAAGCTCGCGGGGACCATCCAGAACGACATCCTCAAAGAGTTCATGGTCCGCAACACCTACATCTACCCGCCGCAGCCGTCCATGCGGATCATCTCCGACATCTTCGCGTACACCTCGCAGAAGATGCCGCGCTACAACTCCATCTCCATCTCCGGCTACCACATCCAGGAGGCCGGGGCCACGGCCGACCTGGAGCTGGCCTACACCCTGGCCGACGGCGTGGAGTACCTGCGCGCGGGCCTGGCGGCCGGCATGGACGTGGACGCCTTCGCGCCCCGGCTGTCCTTCTTCTGGGCCATCGGCATGAACTTCTTCATGGAGGTCGCCAAGCTCCGCGCGGCCCGCCTGCTCTGGGCCAAGCTGGTCCAGCAGTTCGAGCCGAAGAACCCCAAGTCGCTGTCGCTGCGCACCCACTCGCAGACCTCCGGCTGGTCGCTGACCGCCCAGGACGTCTTCAACAACGTGACGCGCACCTGCGTGGAGGCGATGGCCGCCACCCAGGGCCACACCCAGTCGCTGCACACCAACGCCCTCGACGAGGCGCTGGCCCTGCCGACCGACTTCTCGGCCCGGATCGCCCGCAACACCCAGCTGCTCCTGCAGCAGGAGTCCGGCACCTGCCGGGTGATCGACCCCTGGGGCGGATCCGCCTACGTCGAGAAGCTCACCAACGACCTGGCCCGCCGCGCCTGGGAGCACATCCAGGAGGTCGAGGCGGCCGGCGGCATGGCCAAGGCCATCGACGCCGGCATCCCCAAGCTGCGCGTCGAGGAGGCCGCCGCCCGCACCCAGGCCCGGATCGACTCCGGCCGCCAGCCGGTGATCGGCGTCAACAAGTACCGCGTCGCCACCGACGAGCAGATCGACGTCCTCAAGGTCGACAACTCCTCCGTGCGCACCCAGCAGGTCGAGAAGCTGCGCCGGCTGCGCGCCGAGCGTGACGAGGCGGCCTGCCAGGCCGCGCTGCGCGCGCTCACCGCCTCCGCCGAGGCCGGCCCGCAGAGCGGCGGCGGCCTGGAGGGCAACCTGCTGGCCCTCGCGGTGGACGCGGCCCGCGCCAAGGCCACCGTCGGGGAGATCTCCGACGCCCTGGAGGCGGTCTACGGCCGCCACTCCGGCCAGATCCGTACCATCTCCGGTGTGTACCGAGACGAAGCAGGCCCCTCCACGGCGGTCGAGCGCACCCGCGCGCTGGTCGAGGCCTTCGAGGAGGCCGAGGGCCGCCGTCCGCGCATCCTGGTGGCCAAGATGGGCCAGGACGGCCACGACCGCGGCCAGAAGGTGATCGCCACCGCCTTCGCCGACCTCGGCTTCGTGGTCGACGTCGGCCCGCTCTTCCAGACCCCGGAGGAGGTCGCCCGCCAGGCCGTCGAGGCCGACGTGCACATCGTCGGCGTCTCCTCGCTCGCCGCCGGCCACCTCACCCTGGTGCCCGCGCTGCGCACCGCGCTGGCCGAGGCGGGCCGCGACGACATCACCATCGTGGTCGGCGGGGTCATCCCCCCGCAGGACTTCGACGCCCTGTACGAGGCCGGCGCCGCCGCCGTCTTCCCGCCGGGCACGGTGATCCCGGACGCCGCGTACGACCTGCTGAAGTCGCTGGCCGCCGAGCTCGGCCACGAGCTGTAGGCCGCTGACGCCGATGGCCAGGGCGATCGATCTCGACAGTTACGTCCAGGGGGTGCGGGACGGCTCGCGCGCGTACATCGCGCGGGCCATCACCCTGGTGGAGTCCACCCGGCCCGACCACCGGGCGCTCGCCCAGCGCCTGCTGGTCGAGCTGCTCCCGCACAGCGGCAACGCGGTGCGGGTCGGCATCACCGGCGTCCCCGGCGTCGGCAAGTCCACCTTCATCGAGGCCCTGGGCACCATGCTCACCGGCCTCGGCCACCGGGTCGCGGTGCTCGCCGTCGACCCCTCCTCCAGCCGGACGGGCGGCTCCATCCTGGGCGACAAGACCCGGATGGAGAAGCTCGCCGTCGACCCGGCGGCCTTCGTGCGCCCCTCGCCGACCTCGGGCACTCTCGGCGGGGTGGCCCGGGCGACCCGCGAGAGCATGGTCGTGATGGAGGCCGCCGGCTACGACGTCGTGCTGGTGGAGACCGTCGGCGTCGGCCAGTCCGAGACCACCGTCGCGGGGATGGTCGACACCTTCCTGCTGCTCACCCTGGCCCGCACCGGCGACCAGCTCCAGGGCATCAAGAAGGGCGTCCTGGAGCTCGCCGACATCGTCGCCGTCAACAAGGCGGACGGCCCCCACGAGCTGGACGCCAAGGCCGCCGCCCGGGAACTGGCCGGCGCGCTGCGGCTGCTCCAGGCCCCGGACGCGGCCTGGAACCCGCCGGTCCTCACCTGCAGCGGCCGCGACGGCTCCGGGCTGGACGAGCTCTGGGAGCGGCTGCGGCAGCACCGGCAGATCCTCGACGCGACCGGCTCGCTGGAGGCCAAGCGGCGCGACCAGCAGATCGACTGGACCTGGGCGATGGTCCACGACCAGCTGCTCTCCCAGCTCCGCGAGCACCCCGAGGTCCGACGCCTCACCCCCCTGCTGGAGCAGCAGGTCCGGGACGGCCGGCTGACCGCGACGCTGGCGGCCGAGCAGCTGCTGGCGGGCTTCCGCACACCGCGCGAGGACGGCTGACCGCCGGCCCTGCGGTGCTTCCCGCCCCGGGTGGGCCCACCCGGCCGCCGGGCCCACCCGGCCGCCGGGCCCACCCGGCCGCCGGGCCCACCCGGCCGTCAGGTCACCGGGCCGTTCAGGCGGCCACGGGGACGGGTCGGCCGGCCGAGGTGGCGGGGGCGGCGGGGTCGAAGCCCTTGGCGACCAGCCGCACGGCCAGCGTCACCTCCCAGGCGAACACCGGCAGGGCCGCCAGCGACCCGGCGGTCGAGACCTGCTCGTAGACGCCGAACAGCACGGCCGTCGCCGAGGCGCAGATCAGTGGCCCGCCGACCAGCCCGAGCACCGCCACGAACCGCGGCACCAGCCGTGAGCGGTACAGCAGGCAGGCGAGCACCAGGGTGTTGGCTCCGAGCACGAAGTTGGGGCCGAGGAGGAAGGCCCGGTCGTGGACCGCCACCAGGGCCCGGGCCACCGTGCGCACCGACGCGGCGTCGGGGCCCGCGGCGCCGGAAGCGAAGTCCTGCCGGAGGGTCACCACGGACAGGACGCTCACGATGCCGACGACGATGACGGCGGCCTCCAGCAGGCGGGCGCAGGCGTAGCCGAGCGCGGCCCCCTCGTGCTGCCGCCGCAGGACGGGGTACAGCGTGACCCCGGTGCCGACGACCGCCGCCGCGAGGAGCAGCTCCAAGAGCGCCCCCAGGAACACCCGGCCGTCCGCGCCGGAGCCGGTCACGTAGTCGGCGCCCTTGAGGACGGGGCCGTACAGCACGAGGCCGCCGATCGCGGTGACCTCGGTGACAAGGAACAGGACACCCGCGACCGTCGCGGTCCGTCGGGTCGGTCTCATCCGGATACTCCCCTCGAAAGGTGTACGGCGTACACCTGGGACTCACGGTAGGCGTACGCCGTACACTCGTCAAGCCGGTGCACCGCTCCGGCAGTCGAACCGAGGGAGTCCAGCAGATGGCCCAGCAGACGGACGCGGCCCGCCGGGCCCCCCTGAGCAGGGACCGGGTGCTGCGCGCGGCGGTCGCGCTCGCCGACGCGACGGGGATCGAGGCGCTCAGCATGCGCCGGCTCGCCCAGGAGCTGGGCGTGGTCCCGATGGCGCTCTACAAGCACGTCGCCAACAAGGAGGAGCTGCTGGACGGCATGGTCGACGCGGTGGTCGGCGGGATCCATCCGCCGGACCCGGGCGCCGACTGGCGCGCCGCCGTCCGCGGGCGGGTCCTGGCGGCCCGGGAGGCGCTGCGCAGCCACCCCTGGGCCGCCCAGGTGATCCGGTCCCGGAGCGGCCCCACCCCGGCCCTGCTGGCCCACATGGACGCGGTGATCGGCCTCTTCCGGACCGGGGGCTTCTCGGTCGACCTCACCCACCACGTGATGCACGCCCTGGGCGGCCGCATCCTCGGCTTCACCCAGGAGGTCTTCGACGCCCCGCCCGGCGCGGTGCCCGGCGCCGCGCCGGACGCCGCGCCGGACGCGCGGGCCGGTGAGCAGGCGGCGGCGTTCCAGCAGCTGGCGCAGCGGTACCCGTACGTCACGGAGCTGGCCGGGGCCACCGCCCACGACGACGACTCCGTGGTCGGCCGGGGCTGCGACGACCAGTTCGAGTTCGAGTTCGCCCTGGACCTCCTGCTGGACGGCTTCGAACGGCGCCGGGAGCAGGGCTGGACCTCGGCCCCCGGTGCGCCCGGCGGGCCGGCCCGCTGACCCGGCTTCCACCCCGGAACGCAACGGCAGCAGGCCCGCGGGCGCGGGACCGGCCGTCCGGTCCTCGGCGCCCACGGGCCTGCGGCCTGCGGGATGCGCGGGGGTCAGCCCCAGAGGCTGCGCCCGGCGAGATCGGCGGTCTGCACGAACACCAGGGCCGTCAGCAGCCCGAGGACGGCCAGCACCCCGGCCGCCTGGACCGGCACCCGGCCCCTGCGTGGCGCGAACACCAGCACCGAGCCGGCCGCGAACCCCGCCAGCAGCCCGCCGAGATGGCCCTGCCAGAAGGTGAAGCCGGCCGAGGCGACCAGCCAGATGATCGCCCCCACCAGCTGCCGGCCGCCGCCGAGGGGGTCGTGGTGCATCTTCCTGGTCATCAGGAAGTACGTGCCGACCAGTCCGAAGATCGCGCCGGACGCGCCGACCGCCGCCTCGTCCGGG
Protein-coding regions in this window:
- the mutA gene encoding methylmalonyl-CoA mutase small subunit — its product is MTVPPEGLPLAAEFPDATREQWQLLVEGVLRKSGAQNVEGAQAEDALTTELQDGLRARPLYTADDTAADPGHPGFPPFVRGGRAQGSVLSGWDVRQRHAHPDPRRSNEAVLADLENGVTSIWLAVGAGGVPVDSLDEVLTGVYLDLASVVLDPGADFVAAAGQLLALYARREVPPQEARGNLGADPLGLLARTGNDEDTDRHLTDAVALAVDCVRDHPGLRALTVDALALHDAGASAAQELGASLAAGVAYLRELTAAGLTVDQACGQLEFRYAATADQFLTIAKFRAARRLWARVAQVAGAAPEAAAQRQHAVTSGVMMTERDPWVNMLRTTVACLAAGVGGADAVSVLPFDDALGLPDAFARRIARNTQSILLEESHLARVIDPAGGSWYVEQLTDELARAAWAWFQEIERAGGQRAALTSGLIRETVAATWAERSVDLAHRREPITGVSEFPNLGEQPVVREQAADRGPAPAGGLPKVRRAEAFEALRTRSDERLAAAGARPSVFLAAIGPAAVHTGRSSFAANLFQAGGLATVTGEGDGADALAEAFTASGASVACLCSGDKLYAEHAEAVASALKAAGARRVLLAGKPGEHREAYQKAGVDGYVFAGCDAVAVLTSVLDEIGAAR
- a CDS encoding ParA family protein; translated protein: MTTLRARPLTVAGVERRRPRMRIAVCQNKGGSGKSAMVVNLAAALAEAGELVDVADVDPQGNASRRLAARPAADQMTISEAIKCDALGAARDAYVPCGWGGVYSERIRVLPARFELENRISEAGTVGAVKRLKRALAGCDDRRVTLLDCPPSLGHLTQLAMVAADVVLIVAEPEFDGIEGAVRVLNFVRDHADDLNNPRLRVAGVVPSRVRSGLGVHDFQIAGLDECFPGLVWAPHIRERAVVKAAADSVAPLRSLRTAPAREVAEDFDKLAAQVRKLMEVAA
- a CDS encoding O-methyltransferase — its product is MTTPPLPAPVEAAVRRAAEHSFPYSCERVAGELLAVLAAAVPAGGRILELGTGAGVGLAWITHGLAGRTDTTVLSVEQDPDTAALAASAGLPSWATLTTGDAEALLPGLGRFDLIFADAEGGKWSGLDLTLRALADGGVLLLDDMDPARYELPEHHRAIAGVRATLAADDGLVLTDLPVGTGIIIATRRPR
- the scpA gene encoding methylmalonyl-CoA mutase, whose product is MPDFTEIGLDDEPGTPGSTGEQWREAWQQATGKDVDDLVWETPEGIGVKPLYTGEDLAGLDFLATYPGIAPYLRGPYPTMYVNQPWTVRQYAGFSTAEESNAFYRRNLAAGQKGLSVAFDLPTHRGYDSDHPRVTGDVGMAGVAIDSIYDMRQLFDGIPLDRMSVSMTMNGAVLPVLALYIVAAEEQGVAPEKLAGTIQNDILKEFMVRNTYIYPPQPSMRIISDIFAYTSQKMPRYNSISISGYHIQEAGATADLELAYTLADGVEYLRAGLAAGMDVDAFAPRLSFFWAIGMNFFMEVAKLRAARLLWAKLVQQFEPKNPKSLSLRTHSQTSGWSLTAQDVFNNVTRTCVEAMAATQGHTQSLHTNALDEALALPTDFSARIARNTQLLLQQESGTCRVIDPWGGSAYVEKLTNDLARRAWEHIQEVEAAGGMAKAIDAGIPKLRVEEAAARTQARIDSGRQPVIGVNKYRVATDEQIDVLKVDNSSVRTQQVEKLRRLRAERDEAACQAALRALTASAEAGPQSGGGLEGNLLALAVDAARAKATVGEISDALEAVYGRHSGQIRTISGVYRDEAGPSTAVERTRALVEAFEEAEGRRPRILVAKMGQDGHDRGQKVIATAFADLGFVVDVGPLFQTPEEVARQAVEADVHIVGVSSLAAGHLTLVPALRTALAEAGRDDITIVVGGVIPPQDFDALYEAGAAAVFPPGTVIPDAAYDLLKSLAAELGHEL
- a CDS encoding PadR family transcriptional regulator, coding for MTDRQLQEPTRLVLTALADAPRHGYAIIQEVLAISGGHSRLSTGTLYTALDRLLQQGLVRIESEEVVSGRLRRTFALTGQGQDVLAQEARRLRAAAAEAERRLGALRPRPTGATS
- a CDS encoding nucleotidyltransferase domain-containing protein, translated to MDPQPTAPRATALQPAAPQSADRAPVDPAPVEQARRLVRELFPDALAAVLAGSTARGRATAGSDLDIAVLVRDGAGTRRETLRFEGRLVELFVHTRAGLAELFAADAATRRAVLQDMYRDGLVLTDPQGEAARARALAEADLRQGPPPLAPEAVGTKRYGLTDALDDLADAADPFERLAVAAVVLEGAADLLLDHHRAWTGGGKWLPRRLLAADPELGGALLEGHRLLCVSGEHAALTAAASEVLDLVGGPLREGYRRAWRGVIESVAVKAGR